CTCATAAGTATTAAGGGAATTATCACTTCATATAAAGTATTTTATCAAAATGTTTGGAGAAGATGTTATATGGAATCTGCTATATGTTCTGAAAGACTATTTTAAATGGCATAGAGGAATTGGTAATTAAGATTATGCTTTAGAGCATAACATGGCTTCAACTCACTCTTgtacatttatcatttttatcttaattttatttttcagggaTGGCATGCATGTAGCAGTGAAAATCGTAAAAAATGTAGGCCGTTACCGTGAAGCAGCTCGTTCAGAAATCCAAGTATTAGAGCACTTAAATAGTACTGATCCCAATAGTGTCTTGTAAGTATAACTTTAACCTAGGAGCCATCATATTACATGAAATATTCAGATTTCTGTAAACTGAATTATTATTTTGCTCTGTTTTAGCCGATGTGTCCAGATGCTAGAATGGTTTGATCATCATGGTCATGTTTGTATTGTATTTGAACTGCTGGGACTTAGTACTTATGATTTCATTAAAGAAAACAGCTTTCTGCCATTTCAAATCGACCACATCAGGCAGATGGCATATCAGATCTGCCAGTCAATAAATTGTAAGTACActtgataaataattttatttgtttatttatttattttgagacggagtctcgctctgtcacccaggctggagtgcagtggcactcttgggtcactgcaagctcagcctcccgggttcacgccattctcctgcctcagcctcctgagtagctgggactacaggcgcccgccaccacgcccagctaattttttgtattttagtagagacgggatttcacagtgttagccaggatggtctcgatctcctgacctcgtgatctgcccccctcggcctcccaaagtgctagggttacaggcgtgagccactgtgcctagcgataaatctttatttttaaatattttttatgtttgtacCTCCTTAACAATTAGGATAAATCTTTAAGCACcagaaaacttgtttttattatacAAGCTATATATTCAAATGTTGTCACTAAAAAGCAGGCATTTTACAAGTAAAGATGAAACGTCTCTTGACCGCTGTATCCTTTGCCAGTCCTCCTTTCCCTGCTAGTACAAATCAAGTTTGTAAGTGAAACTAATAATGTGTTTTTGTTCTCTTGTAGTTTTACATCATAATAGATTAACCCATACAGATCTGAagcctgaaaatattttatttgtgaagTCTGACTATGTAGTCAAATATAATTCTAAAATGGTAAGTTAAAGACTTGTTTTAATTTTGGTGGttgtctttaaaattaatttaacgTGATGATCTTTGGATGAGGAATTTCACCTCTGAGCCTTATTGTATCCTGATGTTTAACCAAAAAGAAGTAATCCTTCTTTGCCTTTCTCATGAGCTTACTTTGACAATCAAGAAGATAATTCATGTGCTGGCCTTTTGAGTAGTGCTATAAAATACATCTATTGAATTTCATATTTACTCAACTGTATCTCTCTAGAAACGTGATGAACGCACACTGAAAAACACAGATATCAAAGTTGTTGACTTTGGAAGTGCAACGTATGATGATGAACATCACAGTACTTTGGTATCTACCCGGCACTACAGAGCTCCCGAGGTCATTTTGGGTCAGTAGACACCAGGCTTTCTGATATTATAATTGAATAAGAGATTTTTGTTCTTTACAGCTTTACCGGTGGGGTGGGGAAGTATGATCTTCTTAGCAGGATTCAGGAAACgttttctattttcataaaaaATGTGTGGACATTGCTATAAATACTTTTCCTGAGTGGTAAACATGTGATACTGTCTGCGAAAGATATTCCAGGTGGTGGTTATTTTTGAACAAGTAAATCTTAAATGATCATAAGAGAACAGGCTGTGTTAGCTAAATGCGTCAAAGAAACGTGATTTTGAAGTTATATGAGTACCTATTTTCATGCCATCACAAAAGCACATGGCTGGTAAAAATACTGAGGAAACTGGTTGGCAGATGTCTAGATACCGGATGGATAAAGGTCAAGAGAAGAAAGAGGGGCTTCCCCAAGAGGAGAGCCCCTGTGATAACCCTTGCTGTGAGAAAGTCTGGGAAAGAAAATGAGTTAAGGTGCAGAGTTTTCAAATAAGAAGGGACTTATTAAGGGAGTGTTATGCCTCAACATTTATAGATCAGGTCGTGTTAATAAATCAGGGAAGTCAGAGGTTGGCTTGGGAGCTTGGAGATATTGGGAAACATTCAGATCAGGCATATTAAGAGAGTTGAatgtgccgggcgcagtggctcacgcttgtaatcccagcactttgggaggccgaggcgggcggatcacgaggccaggagatcaagaccacggtgaaaccccgtctctactaaaaatacaaaaaaaaaaaattagccgggcgtggtggcgggcgcctgtagtcccagctactcggagaggctgaggcaggagaatggcgtgaacccgggaggcagagcttgcagtgagccgagactgcgccactgcactccagcctgggcgacagagcaagactccgtctcaagaaaaaaaagagttgaatgTAATAAGCTGATTACTTAGCCTAAAGTTAGGTCCAACTGAGGTTAGATTGTAAAGCATTTTTGTGGAATcgtattttaatactttttactttttttgtgtgtccaaCAGGACTTGGTAGTTCAGAATAGGAGTGTAAAAGCAAACTCATGATATTTACCTAGAGTAGAGTAGTAAAGTGGTGAGGAAATCAAGAATGCTATGCAGCTCTTGCCCACAGAACTTCCcttgatgatggaaatgttccattTCAGCACTGTCccatatggtagccactagtcacTGTACGTGACTGACTACCTTGTAGTGGGGCCAGTGTGACTGAGGAGAACTGAGTTTTGAATTtacattaatttaaatttcagatttaaacagccacatgtggctagtggttacCATATTACCATATTGAACAAGCACGACTCTAGAGCTTGTCTTTTAAATGCATAATAGTAGGGTTTCTGCTTAGTACAAATTGAAAGGAGCTACTGTGTAAAGGTAAAAGAAAGCAATATGGGAAGAGATAGTGGACAGAGAGGTATTTTCAGAGATTAGAAGGCAATAGATTCCTCATTTTAAGAATCagatttttccccaaatatttggcattttttctttgttactgGTATATGAAACAGTGGTGCATCATATAGTATGCTATCCTAGATTGagtaaaatatagtatatagtaacccttttttttttttttgagatggagtttcactttgtcacccaggctggagtgcagtggcaccatctcagctcactgcaacctccacctcccaggttcgtgcgattctcctatctcagctccctgagtagctgggattacaggtgcccaccaccacacccggctaatttttatagtttttagtagagatggggtttcaccatgttagccaggctggtctcgaactcctgacctcaggtgatcctcctgccttggcctcccaaagtgcttggattacaggcatgagccaccgcgcctggtcaaggatttttattttattattattttttttataacagagacagggccttgccatgttgcacaggctggtctcgaactcctgggctcaagtgatctgcctgccttggcctcacaaagtgctgggattgtaggcgtgagccactgcacccaccagaATATGGTCAATCTTGTTAATAATAAAGTTCCAAATGTGGCCAAGCAAGGGATAGTACAAATCTGAAATTGGAGTCACTGGCCTTGAGGAGAAAGAATGAGGAGATTGGGAGAATAGAAAGGTCCTTTGTTTGTGGAGTGAGGGCGAAGGCATGATTCAGTTGGAGAGGAAAATGTAGTCAGGTGCTAGAGTTGAAGTGGGTGGTTGGCCTCATGTTGGGTATAAAAGCTAACTCATCCAAGAATGAGATGATTTAGAATGGTGGACGGCAGAAGATGACAGTCACCTGTGAAAAGACTAAATTGGGAGATAGGAAtggttgaaaaataaaactttttttttttttttttttttttttttttttttttttgagacgcagtcttgcagtgtcgcccgggctggagtgcagtggcacgatctcggctcactgcaacttctgcctcccgggttcaagcaattctgcctcagtctcccaagtagctgagcttacaggtgcccaccaccatacccagctaattttttgtattttttgtagagatggggtttcaccacgttggccaggctggtctccaactcctgaccttgtgattcgcctgccttggcctcccaaagtgctgggattataggtgtgagccaccgtgcctgatcgaaaaacaaaacttttatgaGGTCCAGGCTCTAGCATTTACGGATTTTATGTATGTTAATAGGTAAAAACCATgctccattatttatttatttttttttttgagacagtctctcactctgttgcctaggctggagtgcagtggtgcaatctcagctcactgcagcctctgcctcccgggttcaagcaattctcctgtctcagcctcctgagtagctgggattctacaggtgcacgccacaacgcccagctaatttttatatgtatatatttttaaaatttttattattttttatttttatttatttatttatttattcgagatggagttttgcttttattgcccaggctagagtgcagtggcgcaatctcggcacactgcaacctgtgccttacggtttcaagccgttctcctgcctcagcctcccaagtcgctgggattacaggcgcctgccaccacacccagctaatttttttgtatttttagtagagacggggtttcaccatgttggtcagagtggtctcgaactgccgacctcgtgatccaccctcctcggcctcccaaagtgctggaattacaggcatgagccaccgtgcctggcccatgctCTATTATCCATTTGTTCAAATGATGGACACTGGAGCGGGCGGTTAACAAAAATGACTTAAGTCATTATATATTGACttgaatatatttcttcttttatctttaaCTTCAGTGATAATAAAAGTAATGGAAATGTCTTTGAATAtagattttatacttttttttttactaaatatttgatctttgaaatattaaaatatctgtgTGGTAGGTTCTTTCTCCTTCCCAGTCAGTAGAGATTTAAGAAGGCTGGATGTTTTATTCTGATCTGAATAATACTGTCATTGAGAATTCTGAAGGAGAAAGTGTATAAAATCATGTATAGACAGCCCTGATGTTTATATATAGATCCCTCTCTGAGCTCCAATGTGTCTGTAATTTCTGCTTATAGGTGAAACTGCTTATAATTCccattatattttttatacaatTTGTGCAAAACGGTAATATTTCTCTTAATGGAAGAAGTAAACTCATGCATCAAGTTGATGATAATTGATAAGGGATTAGTAATTTCATTCTGAGGATAATTATAAACCTGTATTTGtgctaataaaatataaaaattcttggACTAACCGTGAACTGAGCATAATGATGCTTTCAACAGCACGCTCTCCCATTATATAAACAGT
The Symphalangus syndactylus isolate Jambi chromosome 7, NHGRI_mSymSyn1-v2.1_pri, whole genome shotgun sequence genome window above contains:
- the CLK4 gene encoding dual specificity protein kinase CLK4 isoform X4 encodes the protein MDGMHVAVKIVKNVGRYREAARSEIQVLEHLNSTDPNSVFRCVQMLEWFDHHGHVCIVFELLGLSTYDFIKENSFLPFQIDHIRQMAYQICQSINFLHHNRLTHTDLKPENILFVKSDYVVKYNSKMKRDERTLKNTDIKVVDFGSATYDDEHHSTLVSTRHYRAPEVILALGWSQPCDVWSIGCILIEYYLGFTVFQTHDSKEHLAMMERILGPIPQHMIQKTRKRKYFHHNQLDWDEHSSAGRYVRRRCKPLKEFMLCHDEEHEKLFDLVRRMLEYDPTQRITLDEALQHPFFDLLKKK